A region of Paenibacillus sp. 37 DNA encodes the following proteins:
- a CDS encoding ABC transporter ATP-binding protein: MIQFENVSKQYPDGTTALRQVNLNINKGELFVMIGPSGCGKTTMLKMINRLIERTDGIVRINKRPIDEYNIHELRWNIGYVLQQIALFPHMTIAENIAVVPELRKWKSDQIKERVHTLLDMVGLHGDTYSERKPSELSGGQQQRIGVLRALAADPEIVLMDEPFSALDPMSREKLQDDILDIQRQMKKTIVFVTHDIQEAMKLGDRICIMKDGQVLQVGTPEELIRQPANDFVREFVGSPNTDTSSQSEFDLESIMSPLSPGHVPKSAKTAVPASITLTELVDIMASHDHLLVERNRQIIGEISRVDLMKYWSGQLQERGEGHE; encoded by the coding sequence ATGATTCAGTTCGAAAATGTATCAAAACAATATCCTGATGGAACAACGGCTTTGCGCCAGGTTAACCTCAACATTAACAAGGGAGAACTGTTTGTCATGATTGGTCCGAGTGGATGTGGCAAAACCACCATGCTCAAAATGATCAATCGCCTGATTGAGCGAACAGATGGAATAGTGCGCATTAATAAACGCCCAATCGATGAATACAACATTCACGAATTGCGCTGGAATATCGGATATGTACTGCAACAGATTGCACTATTCCCGCATATGACAATTGCCGAAAATATTGCGGTTGTTCCTGAACTGCGAAAATGGAAGTCAGATCAAATCAAGGAGCGCGTACATACGTTGCTGGACATGGTTGGTTTGCACGGAGATACGTACAGTGAGCGCAAACCGTCCGAGTTATCTGGAGGACAACAGCAGAGAATAGGTGTGTTGCGTGCACTCGCTGCCGATCCTGAGATTGTATTGATGGATGAACCATTCAGTGCACTCGATCCGATGAGTCGGGAGAAATTACAGGACGATATTCTGGATATCCAGCGTCAGATGAAAAAAACAATTGTATTTGTCACCCATGATATTCAGGAAGCGATGAAGCTGGGGGATCGCATCTGCATTATGAAGGATGGACAGGTTTTGCAGGTAGGCACTCCGGAAGAACTGATCCGACAGCCAGCTAATGATTTCGTACGTGAATTTGTTGGAAGTCCTAACACCGATACGAGTTCACAATCTGAATTTGATCTCGAATCCATCATGTCACCACTCTCACCGGGTCATGTGCCAAAATCAGCTAAAACTGCTGTTCCTGCATCCATTACGTTGACGGAGTTAGTTGATATCATGGCTTCCCATGACCATCTGCTGGTTGAACGTAACCGCCAGATTATTGGCGAGATCAGTCGAGTTGATCTGATGAAATACTGGTCTGGTCAGTTACAGGAACGAGGTGAAGGACATGAGTAG
- the opuFB gene encoding osmoprotectant update ABC transporter permease/substrate-binding subunit OpuFB (The ABC transporter OpuF is widely distributed in Bacillus species other than B. subtilis. OpuFA is the ATP-binding subunit, while OpuFB is a fusion of permease and substrate-binding subunits.) yields the protein MSRFTEVFSERKGQLLSALLEHIQISFIALFFAVLIAIPLGIYLTRKPRVAEPIIGVTAVLQTIPSLALLGLLIPLFGIGTLPAIIALVVYALLPVLRNTYTGISEVDPSMVEAANAMGMNSWQRLIKVELPLAMPVIMAGIRTAMVLIVGTATLAALIGAGGLGALILLGIDRNDTALIILGAIPAALLAILFDVLLRQFQRLSFKKTLVTLGSLALIAILVITIPFVARGGQKDLVISGKLGAEPEILINMYKLLIEKDTDLTVELKPGLGKTPFLFNALKSGDIDIYPEFTGTAISEFMKETAVSTDRTEVYEQARDGMLSQFNMVLLNPMDYNNTYTLAVPKSIADQYNLKTISDLKPVEQQMKAGFTLEFSDREDGYLGIQKKYGIEFPNVATMEPKLRYGAVQRGDINLVDAYSTDSELRQYELVVLEDDQELFPPYQGAPMLRQETADQYPQLVEVLNQLAGKITDDEMRQMNYDVNVEGANPEQVAAEYLKQAGLL from the coding sequence ATGAGTAGATTCACGGAGGTGTTCAGTGAGCGCAAAGGTCAGTTGTTGTCTGCTCTGCTGGAACATATTCAGATCTCATTTATCGCATTGTTCTTTGCTGTCCTCATTGCTATTCCGCTGGGTATATACCTTACTCGCAAACCCAGAGTGGCTGAACCAATTATCGGGGTCACAGCTGTGTTGCAGACGATACCTTCCTTGGCGCTTCTCGGATTGCTAATCCCGTTATTCGGCATAGGTACCCTTCCTGCAATCATTGCACTGGTGGTGTATGCGCTGCTTCCGGTACTCCGCAACACGTACACAGGCATATCCGAAGTTGATCCTTCCATGGTGGAAGCGGCGAATGCGATGGGCATGAATAGTTGGCAACGCCTAATCAAAGTGGAACTGCCACTGGCGATGCCTGTTATTATGGCCGGAATTCGGACTGCTATGGTACTTATTGTAGGAACGGCAACACTTGCTGCTTTAATTGGCGCAGGAGGTTTGGGTGCATTAATCTTGCTGGGCATTGATCGGAATGATACGGCACTGATTATCCTTGGAGCCATTCCGGCAGCCTTGTTGGCTATTTTGTTTGATGTACTATTGCGTCAATTCCAGCGGTTATCCTTCAAGAAAACATTGGTTACCTTGGGTTCGCTAGCTCTGATCGCGATACTTGTGATTACCATTCCCTTCGTGGCACGTGGTGGACAGAAGGATCTCGTCATTTCCGGGAAATTGGGGGCGGAACCGGAGATTCTGATTAACATGTACAAATTGTTGATTGAAAAAGACACAGACCTGACCGTTGAACTAAAACCCGGATTAGGCAAAACGCCATTCCTTTTCAATGCACTCAAGTCGGGTGATATTGACATCTATCCCGAATTTACCGGGACAGCGATCTCCGAATTCATGAAGGAAACAGCAGTCAGCACCGATCGGACTGAGGTGTACGAACAGGCAAGAGATGGAATGCTGAGCCAGTTCAACATGGTGCTGCTGAACCCTATGGATTACAACAATACGTATACGTTGGCCGTTCCAAAGAGCATCGCAGATCAATACAATCTCAAGACCATTTCGGATCTCAAACCGGTAGAACAGCAAATGAAGGCAGGATTCACGCTGGAATTCTCGGATCGGGAAGACGGTTACCTTGGCATTCAGAAGAAGTATGGGATTGAATTCCCGAACGTTGCAACAATGGAACCGAAGCTTCGCTATGGTGCTGTTCAACGTGGCGATATCAATCTGGTAGATGCCTACTCCACAGATAGTGAGTTGAGACAATATGAACTCGTTGTGCTGGAGGATGATCAGGAGTTATTCCCACCGTATCAAGGCGCGCCGATGCTTCGTCAAGAAACGGCAGATCAATATCCACAACTGGTTGAGGTGTTGAATCAGCTTGCTGGCAAAATTACGGATGATGAGATGCGTCAGATGAACTATGACGTGAACGTAGAGGGAGCGAATCCTGAACAGGTTGCAGCAGAGTACCTTAAACAGGCTGGATTGCTGTAA
- a CDS encoding dihydrolipoyl dehydrogenase family protein gives MTQETYDLIAIGTGSAASSVITRCAEAGWRVAVIDEREFGGTCALRGCDPKKVLAGAAELIDWNERMQGKGIQGQATINWSELMAFKRTFTESIPRASEDQFKQAGMDTFHGKASFVDENHIQVGEEVLHGKHILIATGARPAPLEIEGSEHLIYSDDFLDLEQLPDRLVLVGGGYIAFEFAHIAARAGTEVHILHRSEQPLKSFDAELVESLLQKSKEIGIHVHLNAEVKSIRQEGNAYVVHGTRNGADHQWQCGLVVHGAGRVPNVDGLELEKGNVSYSKKGIAVNEYLQSESNPRVYAAGDVTDTKGLPLTPLAGQESRAVSFNLLEGNQHKPNYKVMPSIVFTVPALGAVGMSTEQAKNEGYEVQVNDMSKWYTYKRTHEKFAMAKVVIDKSSGRILGAHVLGSKTEELINLFAMAIQFDLTIDQLNTMNFAYPTAASDLGSLI, from the coding sequence ATGACACAAGAAACGTATGACTTGATTGCAATTGGAACAGGAAGCGCGGCAAGCTCTGTAATCACCCGTTGCGCTGAAGCTGGCTGGAGAGTTGCTGTAATTGATGAACGTGAGTTCGGCGGAACGTGTGCACTGCGTGGCTGTGATCCCAAGAAAGTGCTGGCTGGAGCGGCTGAGCTGATTGACTGGAATGAACGGATGCAAGGGAAAGGTATTCAGGGACAGGCGACCATCAACTGGTCTGAACTTATGGCCTTTAAACGCACCTTTACCGAAAGCATACCTAGAGCAAGTGAAGATCAATTCAAACAGGCCGGAATGGATACGTTCCATGGTAAAGCTTCATTTGTCGATGAAAACCATATTCAAGTGGGAGAAGAAGTGCTCCATGGCAAACACATTCTGATTGCTACTGGTGCAAGACCTGCGCCACTTGAGATTGAGGGATCAGAGCATCTGATATATAGTGATGACTTTCTGGATCTGGAACAGCTGCCGGATCGATTAGTTCTGGTAGGCGGTGGATACATTGCATTTGAGTTTGCGCATATTGCGGCCAGAGCCGGGACGGAAGTCCATATCCTGCATCGGAGTGAACAGCCTCTGAAATCGTTTGATGCGGAGCTGGTAGAATCTTTGTTGCAAAAATCGAAAGAGATCGGCATTCATGTTCACTTGAACGCGGAGGTGAAGTCCATACGGCAAGAGGGGAACGCCTATGTCGTTCATGGCACACGCAATGGTGCAGATCACCAGTGGCAGTGCGGACTTGTCGTTCATGGAGCCGGGCGTGTTCCCAATGTGGATGGGCTGGAATTGGAGAAAGGCAACGTCAGCTACAGCAAAAAGGGTATTGCGGTGAACGAGTATTTGCAAAGTGAAAGTAATCCGAGAGTGTATGCTGCTGGCGATGTAACCGATACGAAAGGGTTGCCTTTGACCCCGTTAGCAGGTCAGGAATCCCGGGCTGTATCGTTCAATTTGTTGGAGGGAAATCAACATAAACCTAATTATAAAGTGATGCCTTCCATTGTGTTTACTGTCCCTGCCCTTGGAGCTGTAGGTATGAGCACGGAGCAAGCCAAGAATGAGGGCTACGAGGTGCAGGTAAATGATATGTCGAAATGGTATACTTACAAGCGAACTCATGAAAAATTTGCCATGGCCAAAGTGGTGATCGACAAATCAAGCGGACGTATTCTGGGTGCGCATGTGCTCGGGAGCAAAACAGAAGAATTGATTAACCTTTTTGCAATGGCGATTCAGTTCGATTTGACTATCGATCAGTTAAACACCATGAATTTTGCATATCCTACTGCTGCATCGGACCTGGGTTCTTTAATTTAG
- a CDS encoding DUF1349 domain-containing protein — translation MKTTMSSDFIGLHEGKWTKEPVAARMDGDRFVVEAREGSDFWENTFYGFCHRDGHAMLAPWDGTEAIEVSFDLSSFTELYDQAGLMLWHGEDQWIKAGVEVNDGVAHVGAVVTDTYSDWSLSPVPEWGGRIVTIRASYSNEAVVIRARTDEHPWRTIRVARFAYPTNKHAGPFLCSPKRAGFEVAFTKWRSTTPDQDLHTDPPITD, via the coding sequence ATGAAAACAACAATGTCATCGGATTTTATTGGGCTTCATGAAGGCAAGTGGACGAAGGAACCCGTTGCTGCACGGATGGATGGGGATCGTTTCGTTGTGGAAGCTCGGGAAGGCAGTGACTTCTGGGAGAACACATTCTACGGGTTCTGTCATCGGGATGGACACGCCATGCTTGCTCCATGGGACGGAACGGAAGCGATTGAGGTATCGTTTGATCTAAGCTCATTCACCGAATTATATGATCAGGCGGGGTTGATGTTATGGCACGGAGAGGATCAATGGATCAAGGCCGGAGTTGAGGTTAATGACGGTGTTGCTCATGTTGGAGCTGTCGTGACGGATACATATTCGGATTGGTCCCTATCTCCTGTACCTGAGTGGGGTGGACGAATTGTGACGATTAGAGCTTCCTACAGTAATGAGGCTGTTGTCATTCGTGCTCGCACAGATGAGCATCCTTGGCGTACGATTCGGGTTGCACGGTTTGCCTATCCGACGAACAAACACGCAGGTCCATTTTTGTGTTCACCGAAGCGTGCAGGGTTCGAAGTAGCCTTTACCAAGTGGAGATCCACGACACCCGATCAAGACTTGCACACAGATCCACCGATTACGGATTAA
- a CDS encoding SET domain-containing protein, producing MIEVKQSKLGDGGEFNRGVFATVDIAKGTLIHQAPVVPYPNEDHEHVEKTILEDYVFEYGANHTAILLGYGSLINHSYEPNATYDINFDNHTFDFYAYTDIKAGEEIVINYNGEEDSMDPLWFLDDYEERMLEFNKSNDDEGEKETEPQSLDTDTSK from the coding sequence ATGATTGAAGTGAAACAATCCAAGTTGGGTGATGGTGGTGAGTTTAACCGCGGGGTATTTGCTACCGTTGATATTGCCAAAGGAACGCTTATCCATCAGGCACCCGTTGTGCCTTACCCAAATGAAGATCATGAGCATGTCGAAAAAACGATTTTGGAAGATTACGTGTTCGAATACGGGGCGAATCATACCGCCATTCTGCTCGGTTACGGCAGTCTGATCAACCACTCCTATGAACCTAACGCTACTTATGATATCAATTTTGATAACCACACCTTTGACTTCTACGCGTATACAGACATCAAGGCTGGCGAAGAAATCGTCATCAATTACAACGGTGAGGAAGACAGTATGGACCCGTTATGGTTCCTGGACGATTACGAGGAGCGTATGCTGGAGTTCAATAAGTCCAATGATGATGAGGGTGAAAAAGAGACTGAACCCCAGTCCCTGGATACGGACACGAGTAAATAA
- a CDS encoding ABC-F family ATP-binding cassette domain-containing protein, with product MSILNVEKLSHGFGDRAIFNDVSFRLLKGEHIGLIGANGEGKSTFMNIITGKLQPDEGKVEWSKRMRVGYLDQHAVLNKGQSIRDVLRGAFQYLFDMEQEMNDMYGKMGDVTPEELEQLLEDVGTIQDTLTNQDFYMIDAKVDETARGLGLTDIGLDKDVNDLSGGQRTKVLLAKLLLEKPDILLLDEPTNYLDELHIEWLKRYLQEYENAFILISHDIPFLNSVINLIYHMENQNLTRYVGDYDHFQEVHEMRKQQLESAYKRQQQEIADLKDFVARNKASVATRNMAMSRQKKLDKMDVIEIAKEKPKPQFNFRDARTSGKLIFETKGLVIGYNEPLSRPLDLRMERGQKIALVGANGIGKTTLMRSILGEIQALEGTVQRGEHLEIGYFQQEMKDANYNTCIEEIWQEFPSYTQFEVRAALAKCGLTTKHIESKVAVLSGGEKAKVRLCKLINNETNLLVLDEPTNHLDVDAKEELKRALKAYKGSILLISHEPEFYRDVVTETWNCESWTTKVF from the coding sequence ATGAGCATATTAAATGTAGAAAAATTAAGTCACGGTTTTGGTGACCGTGCTATCTTTAACGACGTTTCATTCCGCCTATTGAAGGGCGAACATATTGGTCTGATCGGGGCTAATGGTGAAGGTAAATCCACCTTCATGAACATTATTACAGGAAAACTTCAGCCAGATGAAGGCAAGGTGGAGTGGTCCAAACGGATGCGTGTTGGTTACCTGGACCAGCATGCTGTATTGAACAAAGGCCAATCCATCCGTGACGTGCTTCGCGGCGCGTTCCAGTATTTGTTCGACATGGAACAGGAAATGAATGATATGTATGGCAAAATGGGCGATGTAACTCCTGAGGAGCTTGAACAACTTCTTGAAGACGTGGGTACGATTCAGGATACGTTGACAAATCAGGATTTCTACATGATCGATGCCAAGGTGGATGAAACCGCACGTGGTCTGGGTCTGACGGATATCGGTCTGGATAAAGACGTCAATGATCTGAGTGGTGGACAGCGTACCAAAGTACTGCTTGCCAAGCTGCTGTTGGAAAAACCCGATATTTTGCTCCTAGATGAGCCTACGAACTATCTTGATGAATTGCATATCGAATGGCTGAAACGTTATTTGCAGGAATATGAGAATGCTTTTATTCTGATCTCTCACGATATTCCGTTCCTGAACAGTGTAATCAACTTGATCTATCACATGGAGAACCAGAATCTAACTCGCTATGTGGGCGATTATGATCATTTCCAGGAAGTGCATGAGATGAGAAAACAGCAGTTGGAGTCGGCTTACAAGCGCCAACAACAAGAGATTGCTGACCTCAAGGATTTTGTAGCGCGTAACAAAGCAAGTGTAGCTACACGTAATATGGCGATGTCCAGACAGAAGAAACTCGACAAGATGGATGTCATCGAGATCGCCAAGGAGAAACCGAAACCGCAGTTCAACTTCCGTGATGCAAGAACATCCGGCAAGCTCATTTTCGAAACCAAAGGTCTTGTAATTGGTTACAACGAACCGTTGTCCAGACCACTGGATCTGCGTATGGAGCGTGGACAGAAGATCGCCCTTGTTGGTGCGAACGGAATTGGTAAAACAACTCTGATGCGTAGTATTCTGGGTGAAATTCAAGCTCTGGAAGGAACCGTTCAACGTGGTGAACATCTGGAGATTGGTTACTTCCAGCAAGAGATGAAGGATGCCAACTACAATACATGTATTGAAGAGATCTGGCAGGAGTTCCCTTCCTATACCCAATTCGAAGTGCGTGCTGCACTTGCAAAATGTGGTTTGACTACAAAACACATTGAGAGCAAGGTAGCTGTACTAAGTGGTGGGGAGAAAGCCAAAGTGCGTCTCTGTAAGCTGATCAATAACGAAACCAACCTGCTTGTACTCGATGAGCCGACGAACCATCTGGACGTTGATGCCAAGGAAGAGTTGAAACGTGCACTCAAGGCTTACAAAGGCAGTATTCTTCTAATCTCCCACGAACCGGAATTCTACCGTGATGTAGTTACAGAGACGTGGAATTGTGAGTCGTGGACCACGAAAGTATTCTAA